TTGAAGTATAATCCAACGTAAGATTAATTCGAATTAAGATAGGTTGAAGGAATAATAACACGAATGCATTTTATTCGCGTTTTTCGTCTCGGTCGATTTATGGACATTCATGACCATCTTAATGACAAGTACGAGTGTGATACTTACGTGCTACATTTTCATATCATGGGTAATCAACGATACACAATCCGATTAAAacaatcacaaatttttttataacataGCTTTTGTATAGATTTATTCGATCCAATTATATTACATGCACACGAATAATACGTAAAACGAGACTATTTATCAAATTACTACGCcacaaattgtgaaaaaaaaattgtttgttatTAACGTGATaaataaaagtaaacaaaattttcattgtttctttttgtttttttttgcatggtTCAAAATTTACGATCGAGCGAGTAAATTAGTTTCAAAGTTGAACGGTAGAGTCGTTGattacaatttattttaattttcaattttaaaaaaattaacttgtcTTGATCTCTTGtcttgatttcgaaaaattgacttcaacgagtaatcaattttaaataattacacGTGAACTGATGTTTCTAATCctataataaaatgaatttctggTTTTCAGGCGAAACGaaacaataataattaataatatagAAACGAAATTTATTAAGAATAATGACATATTGTACAACATTatatgaacgaaaaaatattggaaacaCTCGAAAATCTTCCACAAAAATCATCATAAAGAAAAACGTACTCTTCATCGTCGTACCTTTCATCACTTtcacaaaataaatgaaatccTGCACTCATCGTTATAGAATTCTTATAATTACTCGCGGAGTATTACGAATTGTCCATTATAATCCGAATTTGAAACTTCCGTCGAACAAAAACAAAGTAACACAAGGTAATTTTACGACGATGTCGAGGGACCAGCACCGGGCTCGGCggctttttcttcttctttattgTAATGCCGATACTCTGGTTTCAATTCCCACATATTTTTATGAGGATTTTTCATGTTATGATTACACACCTCCTTGAGAATCTCTTTCAAGTATCCCTAGAAATAGATAATTTTCGAttaagtaaaaatgaaacagcGACGCAGAAAGTTACGGAAGTTGGAAAAACGATATCAGTCAAGTTGACAAATATATTACTTACTACAGGCTGTTTCGTAATAGTGACTAAATCTTTAATGTTGTAATATTGATGCTTGTCGAAAGCTTTGAACAACATATCAAGTACAGCGTTTTTATCATCGCGAGAACGTTTACCCTCTGCTTTCTTCTTTTCTTCGTattctttctgaaaatattcaattgacTCTTTATTACAGAAGCTAATCTTCGATGGATAGAATAGTTTGTTCACTAATAACTCACCAAATGTTTATGATTAGAAACAGGTTTGTAAGCTACTACTACTTTGTCCAGTGTTTTTAGTAATCGAACTGGTTCACgagcttttttgaaactttccatttttaatttcatataaTTACTGTCAGCTATAACACAAATAAACGAGTTAAAATCATTCTTATTAGATATACCATTTCCGAAgacagaataatttttactaaccGTAAGGATGACATTCCAGTCTCTGAGCAATTTTTCcttctaaaattaatttatctGGTTCCAGCATACTGTCCTCGAGTCTTTGACCACCTGCATAGTTAAGAAAAATaacttgtaaaaatattcaacgaaTGTATAcagaaattgtttgaaatgctACTAACTTGGGCCCTGAGAAAAAACTCCCAACGTTTGTCGATTAACAGGAGTTACGTCTAGTTTATGATTACGAGGAATCGCTTCTTGATTATCGTTATCCATACATAACATTGATTCTGAAAGATTCAGGCTTACTTGAACCTTCTGATTGGCATTCCTATGATCAAACATACGCCATTATGTagtagaaaattaattattgataCGAGGAGTTTCGGTGACACGTACTCACCGGTTTATCTTCAATTTTCCTACTTCTATGCTACTAGGAGCTTTTTCCCATTTACTCGCGATATACTTGGGTACCTAAAAATGAGATTTCTGTTTGAAGTAAACGTACAAATACGACTATAATGTGTGATGGTTCTTTTATCAACTCACCTTCACTAGCCAAATGCCTCTTGATGAATTACTCACGTCCAATTCTTTATCGGTGTGCTGCGACATGATTGATTGTTGGATAACGATTTAATATAAACTTTTGGATAAATCACTGATTGCTGTAGAGGCAATAACATATATCGAACAATTTCACAAGattattttctcttttcaaagtTCATCATGCTTACATCATGCAATTTATTGCATTCATGCTCAATGTTTATAAACACaacacaaaacaaaattatcagtGCTGTGCTGTACTATCAGTAGTTACTACTGAACTCTggcgaaaattttctgaattgaaaTTAAACCTAGTGGTGGGATGAATGAACTAATGAAGGGCTTTGAGTTATTGGATGGGGGAAGGCCGGAAGACGGAAGGgaaacaaaatttggaaaacgtCAAGAACCCAACGGAGAAGTCggggttttttaattttttacgtaGCTTCCTAGCTTAATTTCATTATCATTTCTACTGAGAAATCCCAAAAAACATCATTATCCTTAATATTAATTCAGCCACTCTTTATTTGGGCCTTGGGAAGTTGGGATGTCTTTAATAGGGCCGCGGCCGGTCTGAAAGTgaactgaaaatgaataaagaaaGTTCACACTCACACCCTTTACTTCTAGACACCATTTCCCATAGATGATAGATTGTAGATTGAGAAAAATCGGTCAGCCTAAAactaaaatatttgaaaaaacatcattaaaattgacgtttattcaaaaatctgtaGATACTAGAGGAAATTAAtacaaaaaacatttcaactaggtaagcagaaaatttttcttctttctctaAATAAATCACTATTAATTCAGAATTTCAGACTCAACTCAAGTCTTTATGACTTACGTTGGTACATTTCTTCAGCTGTGTACTTGTTTATGGACtgtagaataaaaataaaatatgtaggtacatagatgaatttttttcccacttcAACCCACCTTGAGACAAGAGAGCCTACAAAGTTTTGTCGTTTCGTAAGAAATCTCAAATGTGCAAAAGTTACTGGAATCGCCTACCTCTTGCTTTCTTCTGGAAGGTTTGGACGGAAAGTCTTACAGGCTATCGAAGGAAACTCGtcgaaaaaagttttgcatAATTGGATGACTTCACTTTCTTCTGGAGTCCAGTTTCCATATAGAATAGGTTTAAAGAAATTCAGATGGTGTcaatagaattgcatactccGTTTGCCGTAAATGTAAATACATAGATACATAGAAcaatatttacggcaaaccgggTATGCAATTCTttcaacatcaatttttcaatgggaTTTCTTGTCGTAGTCGTGTTTGAAAGCACCAATTTTAGGACTGATTGAActtcgaaaatttgtttaagaaagaaaattgatattaggttcaaattcaaatccgGTGGAATGGCCTTAAAAAATCGGaatctgaattttgaaagtataaGACCAACTTTTCcgcaattaaaaaattggaaaaaattactgtgAAGTCTGTGaagatcattttttattattggcattttttcgacaaactaattttcagaatgaaatttttatgaatggtGATAATGTGGTAGTCGTTTGCTCCTGGTTTATAGTTACTGAATTTCTCAGGTGAATTATTTGACACCAGGCGATAATTACAGAACTGAGAACCAAATCACctgaaagctgaaagttgaaattaatccAGCGCTTCGAAGAAAACTCAACAATCCAATAAAAACACTTCTCGCAcgtatttcattcatttatttaattttattatcgTGATGTTTGTTGatcaataaaacaaaaattcacccatcaagagagaaaaattaacagagacactgaaaaaaagttgtataaAAATTAGACTCTACTCTGATGTTACTAAATTAATATCGTAgtaaaaacacataaaaaattaaattaataaaacgttactctaaataataaataaaagaaaaaaaaatgggagaaagAAATAATAggggggaaaaaataaacaacacgAATAACCGTTAAAAATCAACGTAGATATTAAAATTAAAGGTTAGTATTCTGCTAATAATTTCTCCGCAATAATTAACAAATAACAAACTTATTACTGAAAATGGCCTGCAAATCGTTAAACAACTCCAGAGTCGACGACTACATGAAACTCTCTCGCTAAATACAGCTACATACAATATATTCCCTTATTTACACTTTTCAAGCTAATACACCGATTTAAACACTGAATTCAATTCTATTAAATATCacaataacgaaaaaaataagcTCTCTCAAAATAAAAAGTGAACAAATAAATCTTATCcgtaatacgtacctatatgtacttttAATAAAAGTTAAAACGAAAGttgacgaaatgaaaaaaaaataacgataatcaataataataataataaaaaaatacgtactggTTCGCAAACGAAAACATTTACAAATATATTAATTAACAATTTATACATTACAATTAAAACTATCTGAGGTAAAACTTATCAACCGCATCTGGTTCAAAATAATACGTCGATACGATCAAAAATTCGGTGCAAACTTgcgcaaaaaaatacaaatttttttgttttgttttttctttaaaaaaaaaaaaaaggtgaaaaattgttgttaaaaaaacaaacaaacaaacttcAATGACTCTAACATACCAAGACTAGAATATTTCGAATGGTTACTTtgttacataaatattttttcttcttcgtaaaGCTAACAATTGAAAATTCGTTCGTGTGCGAtaagtcatttcgaaaaatttacattataaTTACACATTATTAAATTAACACTGAGTgttatacaaataaaaatacataacaGGATACACACACAGGTACTCAGTACAAAATTATTACATCGACGTGATCGCTACAAGGTAGCTacagttcgtttttttttctcatccatCTCGTaatactttttagtttttacaacGAACAATCATCACTATCGCCAGCATAATCGTCGCTACTATCGCTGTTATTATTACTGCATCTGGTATTATTATCGCTACAATCTGTCACTACCATGCTCGGCTGCAAGAAGTTTTCGGCcaagtaattattattttgttttttataggTGTTATTGTTGACGAATTCTCGCGATCCGTTCAAAATATCGTCTagattcgatgaaaaaatatcgtcgtcgtcttcgtcatcGTCCGGTTCGCTTACGCGGTATTGCcctctgaaaattcaaacatcgaaataaattattaaatatttctACATACAACATCgagaattcattttcatttaattcaATGTTTTCGTAAAAGTGTTAGTaggtaaaaaacaaaacgatagAAACCCCTCTGAACGAGCATTAGGTATTCTTATTACGCGGTGAAGAAATTTGGGCTATAATCACGTACGAAGGAGAAAATTCTGTATCACTCTcccctcaccaaaaaaaaaggggtaAAAACAAAGAGCAACATTTTTGTTGCAAGGACTTTGCTTTTCAATgatttacaaaacaaaaaatttcccgAGTATATGAACCTCTGAAAAAAGCGATCAttctataattttcaatattgacaACACCACACCCTCCCCCCTCAAACATTTGACCAATTAGAACAGGTGCCAGATCGTGAAAggtaaaattccagaaaaatgaaacatttaacatcattttttacaaaaacttgatttaaaaaagatCACTTTCTTATTCTCAAtccgtaaaaaaaatatcaatgactttcaaaaacaaaaggTCTTAAGCAAAATTAAATCACATAATACACTCATTTTCACCGCGAGCaattaaacgaaaaaatcatttgttttgagttgacaatttcaacattcaaaaaaaatcaaaagttgcaaaatatgactgtttttaaaacaattaatggattcaaaaataaaaaagaaaaattgtcgttttgaATTGCGACGTGAAATTAGCAACATTGCTTTAAATAAACGCAATAAAATAAGCCATTTGTAATATTTAATGCGACAATGCGTTAAATGCGAACAATCAAGTACGTCTTGTAATCCAAAGTCACGTTCTGTTATAACTGAAATGATGAaatgtgacgcgaccagcgataccataccatacttaagtcggaaaacttttttttgagataatcgcgttttcatggaaaaagtcagaaaatatcaaaaaaattttttttgtcgattcatatatgtgtactatgaagcctatactttggaatgggtgtacccaccgatctcaaacacgtcgttttagtggtgaaaaatcggttttacaaaagtgcttttcataaaaaaatgtcaaaaaaaaaaaaaaaaaaatattatgatgtaaaaccattaaaagatgaagaaaatcaaaaaaaaaaaaaaatactgttcactgggttttaaaaatgttacaaaaataacccaaactttcaaaaacgtttttctcagaattttggtttttgaatttcaaaaaatacgcaactttgaaattttgcaaatttgtcagattttaatattttgaaaatctgtttgcaccattgaaaagaggaagaaaaacactaccagaaaccacaataaaacgaaaaaaatttttgccgacatatggtatggtatcgctggtcgcgtcacaaATAGTAAAAATAAAGGATTATACGTGCCAGAGTAATCTATTCTAAGCctctcccctccaaaaaaagtcggtaaaaaaaacataacatttTATATAATATAACCCTTAAGTTGACTcgattgggtaatttttttcatattttggccACGTTAGTTAGGTAACGAATAGTTGGGAGAGGGCCTTAGAAATGTccaattgaaaaaccaaaaccacattCGTGTttagaatctttgaaaatatatGTTTCTAGATCAGATTTTAAAGTGATTTCTATTGTTGAATCGCTTCTGATTCTCCTCCCACCCTCTCTCAAGAACGTTTTTTTAGGGGGGaactaatgttttttttcttggttaTTGGTCGAGTTGATCCTGtcaaaagaatttgaaaaaacaagacctgattttgaaaatcacattcaagagctttcagcagattttaaaaatttccagttttgagaaaataatcataggtacataaaaaaaaatcaaaataaaattcagcacccaaaagctcaattttccaacgattatctttgaaaaaaaaagaaaaaaaaacaataaatcaatataaaaagctaaaatttagtttACACCtcattgaaaatgatttcgaaCCGTCTTAAAGCTTacggtaaaatttttcaattcttcaattttgaaaaaaatgtcataaaaaaaatctcaaacgaAATTCAACACTTCCCCCCAGACCACTCTAATCTAATTAAGACTTaaggcacaaattttcaaaatctgtcaCTACATCTAATCTTCTTCAGATTCTTATGACCTATATGTCTACACAGATTCAAGCATCTAACCGGAAAAAGCTGCAATTGTGCAAAATACGACATAATTCAAGTTTCACAGGCcacaaaatcttatcaaaaaagCACCTCGATCTAAACAAGACACAGACAAACggctgaaaaataaataaatgaaaaacacaaaaagacAATCGGTTAATTTCATCACAGCCGTGCAAACGAAACAAAATGTTAGTGTGTTTTACTCGCACAATGAGAGATAAACagcgagagaaagagagaaaaaaacaagaaaaacaaaaaaaaaggtaataagAAAATCGGGTGAAGGCAGTTCACATTTTGCTCAACTTACCACATACCATCACCTTCACCTCCACCTAAGCTTTCCCCCGCGTAATGTCTGTAAATTACATAACATAAAACGTTAAGGGTCTTCGGCCAAAATAAAGATTTCTAAAATAGGTAGGGGTAGTTAATCTGAGTTTTCTCATGCAAAAtgacaacaaaaaataatagaattgaagaagagaaaattactacaaaaataTGTTCGTACTTCTTACGTAAACACTTTTtcatttgtaatgtttttttttttttttcatttttaagtttAATTTTGAACACTTACATATCGTCGCTATGATCGTTTCCACCTTCTTCGGCCACCAGGAGTTCGTATTCTTCGGCTGCGTATCGATCCCAGTCAGACATCTGTGAATATAAATATCATCGTTAAAATTCGCCATCGCCATCGAGTTCGACTTTTTACTCAAACGCGCAGAATAAAACTTACGTCGTTCTCATGATCTCTTTGGGAAGCAAATGGATCTCGTTGCTCGTGATCCAGGTATTTCTCCAGATTGAAGAACGTATCGAAAAATATCGGCGTCATTTTACACCGTTTCAAATCACTGAGTGAAATTTTACCGGGAACTTTAGGCTGGATCATATCCAACATCTGCGAAAAAACACAAATACCACAATTAATATCAGATCAAATATCACGATCATACGATTAATCGATCGATCGTCAGATTTGATAGGAAACACTGTTGATTTTGGAATAGAATACACACGAACCTGACATAAGCAATCTTCAAATGGCAAACATTCTATACCCATGGCTTCCATTCGTTGTAATTGCTCATCGTAAAAGTACTCCAATTCATACATTGATAAGAAACCATCGCCGTCTAGGTCCATGCATCTGAAATTTGACGCAATTTCAATCAGTTAGTATTATAATTAGGCGGGCGgctttaattaaaattatatgtatgatTAATGCACAAACCTGAACCAATACTCGATAGCTCTAGGATGACGTTTATCTTCTTCAGCCAGTAGAAATATAACGAAATCTGTGTAACTCATTTTACCCTCTTGCAGCATCGAATTTCTCGCTTTACTTCTCGTTCGAGAGAATATTCTGTCGATGATACGAGTTGATAATGCTgttgaatgaaaaacaaaaaataaaaaaatagattagattctgttttttttttttttttttttttggaataggtACCAATATGATAAAAGTACACTGCGGGTGTCTagctctaattttttttttttaattttttttgggaatatGTACTTAAATTTAAAACTTCTGCAATCAAATTTCAGAAGCTTGAATTTGGCCTgatttttataacatttattTCTAGATCttccaacaaattttaaaaaaatgttctcataaaaaattaaaaaaaaaaaaa
This region of Planococcus citri chromosome 5, ihPlaCitr1.1, whole genome shotgun sequence genomic DNA includes:
- the TfIIFbeta gene encoding general transcription factor IIF subunit 2, producing the protein MSQHTDKELDVSNSSRGIWLVKVPKYIASKWEKAPSSIEVGKLKINRNANQKVQVSLNLSESMLCMDNDNQEAIPRNHKLDVTPVNRQTLGVFSQGPSGQRLEDSMLEPDKLILEGKIAQRLECHPYADSNYMKLKMESFKKAREPVRLLKTLDKVVVAYKPVSNHKHLKEYEEKKKAEGKRSRDDKNAVLDMLFKAFDKHQYYNIKDLVTITKQPVGYLKEILKEVCNHNMKNPHKNMWELKPEYRHYNKEEEKAAEPGAGPSTSS